Proteins co-encoded in one Streptomyces sp. SLBN-31 genomic window:
- a CDS encoding PAS domain S-box protein, with protein sequence MTDFVETELQPSVGVREGCRCAAAVREGAPGGAEERFRGLLEAAPDAMVIVDDTGVIKLVNAQTEALFGYGREELLGHPVELLMPYRFRSQHTLHRGGYADNRQVRPMGAGLDLHGLRKDGTEFPVEISLSPLETSDGLLVSAAVRDVSDRKAAEARINELAALVESSQDAILAKTLDGYITYWNAAAQDLYGYTAEEVIGRHVSLLAPEALRDEVSILLGRLRDGEKVEHFEALRVTRSGGLLDVDVTLWPTRDTAGTVVGACAIVRDISDRKKAEAELTALYEQQRHIALTLQRSLMGAPPSLPGLATASRYRPATQGAGVGGDWFDLIPLGADRVGVLIGDVMGRGLEAAAVMGQLRSAAHALAKTGMQPRQLMQALDTCVGDLDVPDQLVTCCYLVIAPDTGTVTVCSAGHLPILIAGVDKGVGSLSSPVNAPLGVGGVLYEQSCTAIPPGATLVLYTDGLIETPGSDIEERVGELSLVLEEFFVGTPCLEAAADHVLASLLPDPESHNDDVTLLLAQLPAAPLAALGIELPAVPSSVPEGRAFLQKALTSWNCTPSALDALLLLSETLTNAVQHAEGPIGLHLHRTATDLTVEVSDHSPHLPQPRLAAEDEESGRGLLLVRALADTWGVRPTDEGKTTWFTLKL encoded by the coding sequence GTGACCGACTTCGTCGAGACGGAGCTGCAGCCCAGTGTCGGGGTGCGCGAGGGTTGCCGGTGTGCGGCGGCGGTCCGGGAGGGGGCTCCCGGAGGCGCGGAAGAAAGGTTCCGGGGGCTGCTGGAGGCGGCGCCGGACGCCATGGTCATCGTCGACGACACGGGCGTCATCAAGCTCGTCAACGCCCAGACCGAGGCCCTGTTCGGCTACGGACGCGAGGAACTCCTCGGGCATCCGGTGGAATTGCTCATGCCGTATCGGTTCCGGAGCCAGCACACCCTGCACCGCGGCGGTTACGCCGACAACCGCCAGGTGCGTCCCATGGGAGCGGGGCTCGATCTGCACGGGCTGCGCAAGGACGGCACCGAGTTCCCCGTGGAGATCAGCCTCAGCCCGCTGGAGACCTCGGACGGGCTGCTGGTTTCCGCGGCGGTCCGGGACGTCAGCGACCGCAAGGCCGCCGAGGCCCGCATCAACGAACTCGCCGCGCTCGTGGAGTCCTCGCAGGACGCGATCCTCGCCAAGACCCTCGACGGCTACATCACCTACTGGAACGCGGCCGCGCAGGACCTCTACGGCTACACGGCCGAGGAGGTCATCGGCCGGCACGTCTCCCTCCTGGCCCCCGAGGCCCTGCGCGACGAGGTCAGCATCCTGCTGGGGCGGCTGCGGGACGGCGAGAAGGTCGAGCACTTCGAGGCACTGCGGGTCACCAGGTCCGGGGGCCTGCTGGACGTCGACGTCACACTGTGGCCGACCCGGGACACCGCCGGCACCGTGGTCGGGGCGTGCGCCATCGTGCGGGACATCAGCGACCGCAAGAAGGCGGAGGCCGAGCTCACCGCGCTGTACGAGCAGCAGCGTCACATCGCCCTCACCCTGCAGCGCAGTCTGATGGGCGCCCCGCCCTCGCTGCCCGGACTGGCCACCGCCAGCCGCTACCGCCCGGCCACCCAGGGCGCCGGGGTGGGCGGGGACTGGTTCGACCTGATCCCGCTGGGCGCCGACCGGGTCGGGGTGCTCATAGGTGATGTGATGGGCCGCGGTCTGGAGGCCGCCGCCGTCATGGGCCAGCTGCGCTCGGCGGCGCACGCCCTCGCCAAGACCGGCATGCAGCCCAGACAGCTGATGCAGGCCCTGGACACCTGCGTGGGCGACCTGGACGTCCCGGACCAGCTCGTCACCTGCTGCTACCTGGTCATCGCGCCGGACACCGGGACGGTGACGGTGTGCTCCGCCGGCCATCTGCCGATCCTCATCGCGGGCGTCGACAAGGGTGTGGGGAGCCTGTCCTCCCCCGTGAACGCGCCGCTCGGCGTGGGCGGCGTCCTGTACGAACAGTCCTGTACGGCGATCCCGCCGGGCGCGACCCTCGTGCTCTACACCGACGGGCTGATCGAGACGCCGGGCAGCGACATCGAGGAGCGGGTGGGCGAACTCTCCCTCGTGCTGGAGGAGTTCTTCGTCGGTACGCCGTGTCTGGAGGCCGCGGCCGACCATGTGCTGGCGAGTCTCCTCCCCGACCCGGAGAGCCACAACGACGATGTGACGCTGCTGCTGGCGCAGTTGCCGGCCGCGCCGCTGGCGGCCCTCGGCATCGAGCTGCCGGCCGTGCCGTCCTCCGTGCCGGAGGGGCGGGCGTTCCTGCAGAAGGCGCTCACCTCGTGGAACTGCACGCCGAGCGCCCTGGACGCCCTTCTGCTGCTGTCGGAGACCCTGACGAACGCCGTGCAGCACGCGGAGGGCCCCATCGGCCTGCATCTGCACCGCACCGCCACGGACCTGACCGTCGAGGTCAGCGACCACAGCCCGCATCTCCCCCAGCCGCGTCTGGCGGCGGAGGACGAGGAATCCGGACGAGGCCTGCTGCTGGTGCGGGCCCTCGCCGACACCTGGGGGGTACGGCCCACCGACGAGGGCAAGACGACATGGTTCACGCTCAAGCTGTGA
- a CDS encoding universal stress protein yields the protein MAENTAGRPVVVGVDGSEASVAALRWAGEQARALGTGVLAVHAWEPAAGLAPYAPASGRPTRAEQREAAAGLLASAVRRVFGGRVGTGVRAVLVEGPPARVLLRQARGAALLALGRGDHGRWDGPALGAVGRECLRYAPVPVVTVPAPDRGAARLRSVGEAFTPSGAA from the coding sequence ATGGCCGAGAACACCGCCGGCCGTCCCGTCGTGGTCGGCGTGGACGGCTCCGAGGCGTCGGTGGCCGCGCTGCGCTGGGCCGGGGAGCAGGCGCGGGCGCTGGGCACCGGGGTCCTCGCCGTGCACGCGTGGGAGCCGGCCGCCGGCCTGGCCCCCTACGCCCCGGCGTCCGGCCGGCCGACGCGGGCCGAGCAGCGCGAGGCGGCCGCCGGGCTGCTCGCCTCGGCCGTGCGCAGGGTGTTCGGGGGCCGGGTCGGCACCGGCGTACGCGCGGTGCTGGTCGAGGGGCCGCCCGCGCGGGTGCTGCTGCGGCAGGCGCGTGGCGCCGCGCTGCTGGCGCTGGGGCGCGGCGATCACGGTCGGTGGGACGGGCCGGCGCTGGGCGCGGTGGGCCGTGAGTGTCTGCGGTACGCCCCGGTACCGGTGGTGACGGTGCCCGCGCCCGACCGGGGCGCGGCTCGCCTGCGGAGTGTGGGAGAGGCGTTCACGCCCAGCGGCGCCGCCTGA
- a CDS encoding MFS transporter, whose protein sequence is MLQPSRNPQQAPSAPVPGRAWLMLALATVGFAVNFWAWALLSPLGPRFKDSLELSSFQQSLLVAVPVVVGSLGRIPVGALTDRYGGRLMFPLVSLITVVPVLYLGLAGHSSLTALLVGGFFLGVGGTAFAVGVPFVNAWFPPERRGLAIGLFGMGMGGTAISALSTVKLVKAHSVETPFLITAAVLVVYAVVAALVLRDAPDRVVPMEPLSTRLAATLRLGITWQASALYAVAFGGYVAFSVYLPTYLKNGYGLTQADAANRMAGFVLLAVAMRPVGGWLSDRIGPVRVLAGSLALVVTGALVQSATPTLAPMGTIAFLAMAAALGAGSGATFAFVALLAPPQRTGSVTGVVGAAGGLGGFVPPLVMGSLYGSYGTYAVGLLLLAGVAAVALVFTGTEVRRALTRRTPVGAAH, encoded by the coding sequence ATGCTCCAGCCGTCGAGGAACCCGCAACAGGCGCCGTCGGCACCGGTCCCAGGGCGGGCCTGGCTGATGCTGGCCCTGGCCACCGTCGGATTCGCCGTCAACTTCTGGGCCTGGGCGCTGCTCAGCCCGCTCGGCCCGCGGTTCAAGGACTCCCTCGAACTGTCCTCCTTCCAGCAGTCGCTGCTGGTGGCGGTGCCGGTCGTCGTCGGCTCGCTGGGCCGCATACCGGTGGGCGCGCTCACCGACCGCTACGGCGGCCGGCTGATGTTCCCGCTGGTGTCCCTCATCACCGTGGTGCCCGTGCTGTACCTGGGGCTCGCCGGGCACTCCTCGCTCACGGCGCTCCTGGTCGGCGGCTTCTTCCTCGGCGTCGGCGGTACCGCCTTCGCCGTGGGCGTGCCGTTCGTCAACGCCTGGTTCCCGCCCGAGCGGCGCGGGCTCGCCATCGGCCTGTTCGGCATGGGCATGGGCGGCACGGCGATCAGCGCGCTGAGCACGGTCAAGCTGGTCAAGGCGCACAGTGTCGAGACGCCGTTCCTGATCACCGCCGCGGTCCTCGTGGTGTACGCGGTCGTGGCCGCGCTGGTCCTGCGGGACGCGCCGGACCGTGTCGTGCCGATGGAGCCGCTGAGCACCCGGCTGGCCGCGACCCTGCGGCTCGGCATCACCTGGCAGGCCTCGGCGCTCTACGCGGTGGCGTTCGGCGGTTACGTCGCCTTCTCCGTGTACCTGCCCACCTACCTGAAGAACGGCTACGGCCTCACCCAGGCCGACGCGGCGAACCGCATGGCCGGGTTCGTGCTGCTGGCGGTGGCGATGCGGCCGGTCGGCGGCTGGCTGTCGGACCGCATCGGCCCGGTGCGGGTGCTGGCCGGCTCGCTGGCCCTGGTCGTCACCGGCGCGCTCGTGCAGTCGGCGACGCCGACGCTGGCGCCGATGGGCACGATCGCCTTCCTGGCCATGGCGGCCGCGCTCGGCGCGGGCAGCGGCGCGACCTTCGCCTTCGTGGCCCTGCTCGCCCCGCCGCAGCGCACCGGTTCGGTCACCGGCGTCGTCGGCGCCGCCGGCGGCCTCGGCGGCTTCGTCCCGCCGCTGGTGATGGGCTCGCTCTACGGCTCCTACGGCACCTACGCGGTCGGCCTGTTGCTGCTGGCGGGGGTGGCGGCGGTGGCGCTGGTGTTCACCGGCACCGAGGTGCGGCGGGCACTGACCCGGCGGACGCCGGTCGGCGCCGCCCACTGA
- a CDS encoding phosphoribosyltransferase, translating into MRYRDRREAGRRLALRLDYLRGQDVVVLGLPRGGVPVAHEVARELGAPLDVLVVRKLGVPWQPELGFGAIGEGGVRVLNDDVIREAGLERDDLAAVEQAERAELDRRVRLYRGGRAPVPVAGRTVVIVDDGLATGATAEAACRLVSGRHAARIVLAVPVAPPATLARLRGAVDRSVVLHQPRPFGSVGVWYHDFTQVTDAEVTDLLALSGSGGFADRPGDGEIQVPAGRVRLPARLSVPGAAPAVVAFAHGSGSSRHSPRNRYVADTLNRAGLGTLLLDLLSAEEEENRHNVFDIRMLAQRLHAAALWLRRETGLYVAYFGASTGAAAALEAAAAPDADVVSIVSRGGRPDLATPAALAHVHAPTLLVVGSADTRVLGLNRLAADWMRCEHRIAVVPGATHLFPEPGALTMVAELACDWFTGHLARPSAGASSGRPV; encoded by the coding sequence ATGCGTTACCGGGATCGCAGGGAGGCGGGTCGACGGCTGGCCCTGCGTCTGGATTATCTGCGCGGACAGGACGTGGTGGTCCTGGGGCTGCCGCGCGGCGGTGTGCCGGTGGCCCACGAGGTGGCCCGCGAGCTCGGCGCGCCCCTCGACGTGCTGGTGGTGCGCAAGCTGGGCGTGCCCTGGCAGCCGGAGCTGGGCTTCGGCGCGATCGGCGAGGGCGGAGTACGGGTCCTCAACGACGACGTGATACGCGAGGCCGGTCTGGAGCGCGACGACCTGGCCGCCGTCGAGCAGGCCGAACGGGCCGAACTGGACCGGCGGGTACGCCTTTACCGCGGCGGGCGCGCACCCGTGCCGGTGGCGGGGCGCACCGTCGTGATCGTGGACGACGGGCTGGCCACCGGCGCCACCGCCGAGGCCGCCTGCCGGCTGGTCAGTGGCCGGCACGCCGCCCGGATCGTCCTCGCGGTGCCGGTCGCGCCTCCGGCCACGCTCGCGCGGCTGCGGGGAGCTGTCGATCGGTCGGTCGTCCTGCACCAGCCGCGGCCCTTCGGCTCGGTCGGTGTCTGGTACCACGACTTCACGCAGGTCACGGACGCCGAGGTGACGGACCTGCTCGCCCTGTCCGGGTCCGGCGGTTTCGCGGACCGGCCCGGGGACGGCGAGATCCAGGTTCCCGCCGGCCGGGTCAGGCTCCCGGCGCGTCTGTCGGTGCCCGGGGCGGCCCCGGCGGTCGTGGCGTTCGCGCACGGCAGCGGAAGCAGCCGGCACAGCCCCCGCAACCGCTACGTCGCCGACACCCTCAACCGGGCCGGCCTGGGCACGCTCCTGCTCGATCTGCTCAGCGCGGAAGAGGAGGAGAACCGGCACAACGTCTTCGACATCCGCATGCTCGCCCAGCGTCTGCACGCCGCCGCCCTGTGGCTGCGGCGCGAAACCGGCCTGTACGTGGCCTACTTCGGGGCCAGCACGGGCGCCGCGGCCGCTCTGGAGGCCGCCGCCGCTCCCGACGCCGACGTGGTCTCGATCGTCTCGCGCGGCGGCCGCCCCGATCTGGCGACGCCCGCCGCCCTGGCGCACGTGCACGCGCCGACGCTGCTCGTGGTGGGCTCCGCGGACACCCGGGTACTCGGCCTGAACCGGCTCGCCGCGGACTGGATGCGCTGCGAGCACCGGATCGCCGTCGTGCCCGGCGCCACGCATCTCTTCCCCGAACCGGGCGCCCTGACCATGGTCGCCGAACTGGCCTGCGACTGGTTCACGGGCCACCTCGCGCGTCCGTCCGCCGGAGCCTCGTCGGGCCGGCCGGTGTGA
- a CDS encoding avidin/streptavidin family protein — protein sequence MGIGGDWYSENGSHMRITADPTGGLRGTYVSANGHAPGTYPLVGRYDSAALPDHGTTLGWTVAWHNGQSDAGSVTSWNGQYHKDGRERIRATWLLTASANPGNTWEATAVGQDVFTRERPSQEPVDEQLRYAQ from the coding sequence ATGGGCATCGGCGGAGACTGGTACAGCGAGAACGGCTCGCACATGAGGATCACGGCCGACCCGACGGGCGGCCTCAGGGGCACCTACGTCTCGGCCAACGGCCACGCCCCGGGCACCTACCCGCTGGTCGGCCGTTACGACAGCGCCGCCCTGCCGGACCACGGAACCACCCTGGGCTGGACGGTCGCCTGGCACAACGGGCAGTCCGACGCCGGCTCGGTGACCAGCTGGAACGGTCAGTACCACAAGGACGGCAGGGAACGGATCCGCGCCACGTGGCTGCTCACCGCGTCCGCGAACCCGGGCAACACCTGGGAGGCCACGGCCGTCGGGCAGGACGTCTTCACCCGCGAACGGCCGTCCCAGGAGCCGGTCGACGAGCAGCTGCGGTACGCGCAGTGA
- a CDS encoding CBS domain-containing protein: MYGTPHTVSDVMTRTVVALASAAPFKDIVRAIRQWQVSALPVLDEDRRVVGVVSEADLLPKEEFRDRTPDRYTRMHRGGDLAKAGARTAGELMTAPALTVRADATLAQAARVMAQYGVKRLPVVDEAGVLRGIVSRSDLLEVFLREDADIEQEVRREVMAPLFPAPLEPITVRVRDGVVRITGRVADTAFVPVAVRLARAVEGVVDVDCRLAGPPRRVDLDADLPDLPEDKADGDPTGPEEVRMSS, translated from the coding sequence ATGTACGGCACTCCGCACACCGTGAGCGATGTGATGACCCGCACCGTCGTGGCCCTTGCGAGCGCCGCGCCGTTCAAGGACATCGTCAGGGCGATCCGTCAGTGGCAGGTCAGCGCCCTGCCCGTGCTCGACGAGGACCGGCGCGTCGTCGGTGTCGTCTCCGAGGCGGACCTGCTGCCGAAGGAGGAGTTCCGCGACCGGACCCCCGACCGGTACACCCGGATGCACCGCGGCGGCGACCTGGCCAAGGCGGGCGCGCGCACGGCGGGCGAGCTGATGACCGCCCCCGCGCTCACCGTCCGGGCCGACGCCACACTCGCACAGGCGGCCCGCGTCATGGCCCAGTACGGGGTCAAGCGACTGCCGGTCGTCGACGAGGCCGGCGTGCTACGGGGCATCGTCAGCCGCTCCGACCTGCTGGAGGTGTTCCTGCGCGAGGACGCCGACATCGAGCAGGAGGTGCGCCGCGAGGTGATGGCCCCGCTCTTCCCCGCCCCCCTCGAACCGATCACGGTCCGGGTGCGAGACGGTGTCGTACGGATCACCGGCCGGGTCGCGGACACCGCCTTCGTGCCCGTCGCCGTCCGTCTGGCGCGGGCGGTGGAGGGCGTGGTCGACGTCGACTGCCGACTGGCCGGCCCGCCGCGCCGGGTCGACCTCGACGCGGACCTGCCCGACCTGCCCGAAGACAAGGCCGACGGGGACCCGACGGGCCCGGAAGAGGTCCGGATGTCCTCGTGA
- a CDS encoding universal stress protein, with the protein MELPLVVGVDGSESSLAAVDWAADEAARHHRPLRLVYASLWERYEGAVPSGGRNRPSGQAMADDIVGSAVERARRAAPGVPVSGEVVPEDAADALLREGHNAFALITGCRGRSELAGLLLGSVGLTVAARAHCPVIVVRGDKAGLEGTHERILLGAGDPATSGEAARFAVREAEARRCGLDAVRAWRCPERESATDFGAGTDQARYHEQRAAALLDAVLHDAAADHPAVRVRRFTVEGPARQVLLNRSAAADLVVIGARRRHGHFGLQLGRVGHALLHHAECPVAVVPQQM; encoded by the coding sequence ATGGAGCTGCCCCTGGTCGTGGGTGTCGACGGTTCGGAGTCCAGCCTGGCGGCGGTCGACTGGGCGGCCGACGAGGCGGCCCGGCACCACCGGCCGCTGCGCCTGGTGTACGCCTCCCTGTGGGAGCGCTACGAGGGCGCCGTGCCGTCCGGCGGCCGGAACCGCCCGTCGGGGCAGGCGATGGCGGACGACATCGTCGGATCCGCCGTGGAGCGGGCCCGCCGTGCCGCACCGGGGGTGCCGGTGTCCGGCGAGGTGGTGCCCGAGGACGCCGCGGACGCGCTCCTGCGCGAGGGTCACAACGCCTTCGCCCTCATCACGGGCTGCCGTGGCCGTAGCGAACTGGCGGGACTGCTGCTCGGGTCGGTCGGCCTGACCGTGGCCGCCCGCGCCCACTGCCCCGTCATCGTCGTCCGCGGCGACAAGGCGGGCCTGGAGGGCACCCATGAGCGGATCCTGCTCGGCGCGGGCGACCCGGCCACCAGCGGTGAGGCCGCGCGGTTCGCCGTCCGGGAGGCCGAGGCACGCCGGTGCGGCCTGGACGCCGTACGCGCCTGGCGCTGCCCGGAACGCGAGAGCGCGACGGACTTCGGCGCGGGCACGGACCAGGCCCGCTATCACGAACAGCGGGCGGCGGCCCTGCTGGACGCCGTGCTGCACGACGCCGCCGCCGACCACCCGGCCGTCCGGGTACGCCGGTTCACGGTGGAGGGCCCGGCCCGGCAGGTGCTGCTGAACCGGTCGGCCGCCGCCGATCTCGTCGTCATCGGGGCGCGGCGCCGCCACGGACACTTCGGGCTCCAGCTCGGCCGGGTGGGACACGCGCTGCTGCACCACGCGGAGTGCCCGGTGGCCGTCGTACCGCAGCAGATGTGA
- a CDS encoding Hsp20/alpha crystallin family protein, giving the protein MSGMIERFPGWPALPDLFGWVEGGFPATHTAPGTHGIRIEEQLKDGTYVLRAELPGVDPSKDVEITVAEDILTLRATRTEETTDKHHTEFRYGTFTRSLRLPAGAQGDEATAEYKDGVLTITVPVPEKKTDTRTIPVRHV; this is encoded by the coding sequence ATGAGCGGCATGATCGAGCGGTTCCCGGGTTGGCCCGCGCTCCCCGACCTGTTCGGCTGGGTCGAGGGCGGATTCCCGGCGACGCACACCGCTCCCGGGACGCACGGCATTCGCATCGAGGAGCAGCTGAAGGACGGGACGTACGTGCTGCGGGCCGAGCTTCCGGGCGTCGACCCGTCGAAGGACGTCGAGATCACCGTCGCGGAAGACATTCTGACGCTGCGCGCCACGCGCACCGAGGAGACGACCGACAAGCACCACACCGAGTTCCGCTACGGCACCTTCACCCGCTCCCTGCGGCTGCCCGCGGGGGCACAGGGCGACGAGGCGACCGCCGAGTACAAGGACGGGGTGCTGACCATCACGGTCCCGGTGCCCGAGAAGAAGACGGACACCCGGACCATCCCCGTGCGGCACGTCTGA
- a CDS encoding MBL fold metallo-hydrolase RNA specificity domain-containing protein, with product MTTVPAHPDDRPERRSRPALLTFLGGVGTVTGSKFLVESDHARVLVDCGLFQGIADLRRRNWRELPCDGADIEAVVVTHAHLDHCGYLPRLVRHGFRGRIVTTEFTARLMEIVLRDSAKLQLETAQHANEHGWSKHRVAQPLYDDSDVDRTMKLVEAVPYHAPVDIAAGTRLTLHPAGHILGSAWARLTLEDGRTLAVSGDMGRPGHPLLSPAEPFSGADVLLMESTYGNRRHDEREARTNFADVLTRTLARGGTVVIPAFALDRTEVVLHELAQLRREGRLPAAVPVYVDSPMALAALDVYRDALLTRAPDLRPDVTAAGTAVLSPEPFRTVRSLQESLELGRAGGPAVIVSASGMATGGRVLHHLRRLLPDPRNAVVVVGFAAQGTRARDLVDGATAIKMFGEYVPVRAQIADVPHFSAHADAAQIVDWLRDAPAPHVTYLVHGEQEAAEALRERIDHTLGWTAVVPRSGERVLVR from the coding sequence ATGACCACCGTGCCAGCACACCCCGACGACCGGCCCGAGCGACGGAGCCGGCCCGCACTGCTGACCTTCCTCGGCGGCGTGGGGACGGTCACCGGAAGCAAGTTCCTGGTGGAGAGCGACCACGCCCGCGTCCTCGTCGACTGCGGCCTCTTCCAGGGCATCGCCGACCTGCGCAGGCGCAACTGGCGCGAACTGCCCTGCGACGGCGCCGACATCGAGGCCGTCGTGGTCACCCACGCCCACCTCGACCACTGCGGATACCTGCCCCGCCTGGTGCGCCACGGCTTCCGCGGCCGCATCGTGACCACGGAGTTCACCGCCCGGCTGATGGAGATCGTGCTGCGCGACAGCGCCAAGCTGCAACTGGAGACGGCCCAGCACGCCAACGAACACGGCTGGTCCAAGCACCGGGTGGCACAGCCCCTGTACGACGACTCCGACGTGGACCGCACCATGAAGCTCGTGGAGGCCGTCCCCTACCACGCGCCCGTCGACATCGCCGCGGGCACCCGGCTCACCCTGCACCCCGCCGGCCACATCCTGGGCTCGGCCTGGGCCCGCCTCACCCTGGAGGACGGCCGCACCCTCGCCGTCAGCGGCGACATGGGCCGTCCCGGCCATCCGCTGCTGAGCCCCGCCGAACCCTTCTCCGGAGCGGACGTCCTGCTCATGGAGTCGACCTACGGCAACCGGCGCCACGACGAGCGGGAGGCCCGGACCAACTTCGCCGACGTGCTCACCCGCACCCTGGCCCGCGGCGGCACCGTCGTCATCCCGGCCTTCGCCCTCGACCGCACCGAGGTCGTCCTGCACGAGCTGGCCCAACTGCGCCGGGAGGGCCGCCTCCCGGCCGCCGTACCGGTGTACGTCGACAGCCCCATGGCGCTGGCCGCCCTGGACGTCTACCGGGACGCCCTGCTCACCCGCGCCCCCGACCTGCGGCCCGACGTCACCGCCGCCGGCACCGCCGTGCTGAGCCCAGAACCGTTCCGGACCGTGCGCTCCCTCCAGGAGTCCCTCGAACTCGGCCGCGCCGGCGGGCCGGCCGTCATCGTCTCGGCGTCCGGCATGGCCACCGGCGGACGCGTCCTGCACCATCTGCGGCGGCTGCTGCCCGATCCGCGCAACGCCGTCGTGGTGGTCGGCTTCGCGGCCCAGGGCACCCGGGCCCGCGACCTCGTCGACGGCGCCACGGCGATCAAGATGTTCGGCGAGTACGTCCCCGTACGGGCCCAGATCGCCGACGTGCCGCACTTCTCGGCCCACGCCGACGCGGCGCAGATCGTCGACTGGCTGCGCGACGCCCCCGCCCCGCACGTCACCTACCTGGTCCACGGCGAGCAGGAGGCCGCCGAGGCCCTGCGCGAGCGCATCGACCACACCCTGGGCTGGACCGCCGTGGTACCGCGCTCCGGCGAGCGGGTGCTGGTCCGCTGA